A genomic region of Cuculus canorus isolate bCucCan1 chromosome 24, bCucCan1.pri, whole genome shotgun sequence contains the following coding sequences:
- the TFEB gene encoding transcription factor EB isoform X1 has translation MTWGQGGELLEHQEQASVAALAFSQAVSMRFWGNCMRWGIFREEMRSGLLVEQGLQPHGTQGMFPHSWLTNPTGGGEVGCQRAWCWLQLLPYLQQGGCHTAPAPLPLLGDHSRLGGGHNLPWTKPSLVAKTSGLFCSQTSITCAGETTAPDLVAERHSARTGVELAPGLPRAKFDLHRAGKHQTELEGKEGSGETSLLWVSPPCSVGAHVLVPRCTMASRIGLRMELMKQQAQQEAERERMQQQMMMNYMQQQRMPVASTPAINTPVHYQSPPPVPGEVLKVQSYLENPTTYHLQKSRDKKVQAYLSETYGNKFAAHVSPVSHSPKPPPAASPGVRPSHVMSSSAGNSAPNSPMAMLNIGSNPEREFDEVIDDIMRLDDVLGYMNPEVHMPNTLPMSSSHMNVYSGDPQVTASLVGVTSSSCPADLTQKRELTDAESRALAKERQKKDNHNLIERRRRFNINDRIKELGMLIPKANDLDVRWNKGTILKASVDYIKRMQKDLQRSRDLENHSRRLEMTNKQLLLRIQELEMQARVHGLPTSSPSGVNVAELAQQVVKQEAVGDEGTLEPLLPPPDPESQAQPALPPPPQSPYHQLDFTHSLSFDDGSQGFPDSLEPCHSASFPSLSKKELDLMLMQDTMLPLASDPLFSAMSPEASKASSRRSSFSMEDADML, from the exons ATGacttggggacagggaggggagcTTTTGGAGCATCAGGAACAAGCGAGCGTGGCAGCTCTGGCTTTCAGCCAGGCTGTTTCCATGAGATTTTGGGGGAATTGCATGAGGTGGGGAATTTTTAGGGAGGAAATGAGGAGCGGGctgctggtggagcagggtCTGCAGCCACATGGCACGCAGGGAATGTTTCCTCACTCCTGGCTTACAAATCCCACAGGAGGAGGGGAGGTTGGGTGCCAGCGGGCTtggtgctggctgcagctcctgccttaTCTGCAGCAGGGTGGGTGCCACACAGCCCCGGCCCCACTGCCGCTCCTCGGGGACCACTCCAGGCTCGGGGGAGGACACAATCTCCCCTGGACAAAGCCCAGCCTGGTGGCAAAAACCTCTGGGCTCTTTTGTAGTCAAACCAGCATAACTTGTGCTGGGGAGACGACAGCACCCGACCTGGTTGCAGAGCGGCACAGTGCCAGGACAGGGGTTGAATTGGCACCGGGGCTCCCGAGAGCCAAGTTTGACCTTCACAGAGCAGGAAAGCATCAGACTGAGCttgagggaaaggaggggagtGGAGAAACCTCCCTTCTGTGG GTTTCCCCTCCGTGCTCAGTGGGTGCTCACGTTCTGGTCCCCCGGTGCACCATGGCGTCCCGCATCGGCCTGCGGATGGAGCTGATGAAGCAGCAAGCGCAGCAGGAGGCGGAGAGGGAGCGCATGCAGCAGCAGATGATGATGAACTACATGCAACAGCAGCGGATGCCGGTGGCCTCCACCCCGGCCATCAACACCCCTGTTCACTACCAGTCTCCACCACCTGTGCCTGGAGAGGTCCTCAAG GTCCAGTCCTACCTGGAGAACCCCACCACGTACCACCTGCAGAAATCACGGGACAAGAAGGTTCAAGCTTATCTCTCCGAAACCTATGGGAACAAGTTTGCTGCCCACGTCAGCCCCGTCAGCCATTCTCCCAAACCACCCCCTGCTGCGTCGCCTGGCGTCCGACCCAGCCATGTCATGTCCTCCTCGGCGGGCAACAGCGCACCCAACAGCCCCATGGCCATGCTCAACATCGGCTCCAACCCTGAGCGGGAG TTTGATGAGGTGATCGATGACATCATGCGCCTGGATGATGTCTTGGGCTATATGAATCCTGAAGTCCACATGCCCAACACA ctgccGATGTCCAGCAGTCACATGAATGTCTATAGCGGGGACCCCCAGGTGACAGCTTCTCTTGTAGGTGTCACCAGCAGCTCTTGCCCCGCCGACCTCACCCAAAAGAGAGAGCTGACAG ATGCTGAGAGCAGAGCCCTGGCAAAAGAGCGCCAGAAGAAAGACAATCACAACCTGA TCGAGAGACGGCGAAGGTTTAACATCAATGACCGCATCAAAGAGTTGGGGATGCTGATTCCCAAGGCCAATGACCT AGATGTGCGCTGGAACAAAGGAACGATCCTGAAGGCGTCTGTGGACTACATCAAGAGGATGCAGAAGGACTTGCAGAGGTCACGAGACCTGGAGAATCATTCGCGCCGTTTGGAGATGACAAATAAGCAGCTACTGCTGCGCATTCAG GAGCTGGAGATGCAGGCACGCGTCCACGGGCTGCCCACTTCCTCGCCCTCGGGCGTCAATGTGGCCGAGCTGGCTCAACAAGTGGTCAAACAAGAAGCCGTCGGGGACGAGGGGACGCTGGAGCCGCTGCTGCCACCCCCAGACCCCGAATCTCAGGCGCAGCCAGCACTGCCTCCACCACCCCAGTCTCCCTACCACCAGCTGGACTTTACCCACAGCCTGAGCTTTGATGATGGCTCCCAGGGTTTTCCAGACAGCCTGGAGCCCTGCCACAGCGCTTCCTTCCCATCCCTATCCAAgaaggagctggacttgatgcTGATGCAGGACACCATGCTGCCCCTGGCCTCTGATCCCTTATTCTCGGCCATGTCCCCGGAAGCTTCCAAGGCCAGCAGTCGCCGAAGCAGCTTCAGCATGGAAGATGCAGACATGCTGTGA
- the TFEB gene encoding transcription factor EB isoform X2, producing MASRIGLRMELMKQQAQQEAERERMQQQMMMNYMQQQRMPVASTPAINTPVHYQSPPPVPGEVLKVQSYLENPTTYHLQKSRDKKVQAYLSETYGNKFAAHVSPVSHSPKPPPAASPGVRPSHVMSSSAGNSAPNSPMAMLNIGSNPEREFDEVIDDIMRLDDVLGYMNPEVHMPNTLPMSSSHMNVYSGDPQVTASLVGVTSSSCPADLTQKRELTDAESRALAKERQKKDNHNLIERRRRFNINDRIKELGMLIPKANDLDVRWNKGTILKASVDYIKRMQKDLQRSRDLENHSRRLEMTNKQLLLRIQELEMQARVHGLPTSSPSGVNVAELAQQVVKQEAVGDEGTLEPLLPPPDPESQAQPALPPPPQSPYHQLDFTHSLSFDDGSQGFPDSLEPCHSASFPSLSKKELDLMLMQDTMLPLASDPLFSAMSPEASKASSRRSSFSMEDADML from the exons ATGGCGTCCCGCATCGGCCTGCGGATGGAGCTGATGAAGCAGCAAGCGCAGCAGGAGGCGGAGAGGGAGCGCATGCAGCAGCAGATGATGATGAACTACATGCAACAGCAGCGGATGCCGGTGGCCTCCACCCCGGCCATCAACACCCCTGTTCACTACCAGTCTCCACCACCTGTGCCTGGAGAGGTCCTCAAG GTCCAGTCCTACCTGGAGAACCCCACCACGTACCACCTGCAGAAATCACGGGACAAGAAGGTTCAAGCTTATCTCTCCGAAACCTATGGGAACAAGTTTGCTGCCCACGTCAGCCCCGTCAGCCATTCTCCCAAACCACCCCCTGCTGCGTCGCCTGGCGTCCGACCCAGCCATGTCATGTCCTCCTCGGCGGGCAACAGCGCACCCAACAGCCCCATGGCCATGCTCAACATCGGCTCCAACCCTGAGCGGGAG TTTGATGAGGTGATCGATGACATCATGCGCCTGGATGATGTCTTGGGCTATATGAATCCTGAAGTCCACATGCCCAACACA ctgccGATGTCCAGCAGTCACATGAATGTCTATAGCGGGGACCCCCAGGTGACAGCTTCTCTTGTAGGTGTCACCAGCAGCTCTTGCCCCGCCGACCTCACCCAAAAGAGAGAGCTGACAG ATGCTGAGAGCAGAGCCCTGGCAAAAGAGCGCCAGAAGAAAGACAATCACAACCTGA TCGAGAGACGGCGAAGGTTTAACATCAATGACCGCATCAAAGAGTTGGGGATGCTGATTCCCAAGGCCAATGACCT AGATGTGCGCTGGAACAAAGGAACGATCCTGAAGGCGTCTGTGGACTACATCAAGAGGATGCAGAAGGACTTGCAGAGGTCACGAGACCTGGAGAATCATTCGCGCCGTTTGGAGATGACAAATAAGCAGCTACTGCTGCGCATTCAG GAGCTGGAGATGCAGGCACGCGTCCACGGGCTGCCCACTTCCTCGCCCTCGGGCGTCAATGTGGCCGAGCTGGCTCAACAAGTGGTCAAACAAGAAGCCGTCGGGGACGAGGGGACGCTGGAGCCGCTGCTGCCACCCCCAGACCCCGAATCTCAGGCGCAGCCAGCACTGCCTCCACCACCCCAGTCTCCCTACCACCAGCTGGACTTTACCCACAGCCTGAGCTTTGATGATGGCTCCCAGGGTTTTCCAGACAGCCTGGAGCCCTGCCACAGCGCTTCCTTCCCATCCCTATCCAAgaaggagctggacttgatgcTGATGCAGGACACCATGCTGCCCCTGGCCTCTGATCCCTTATTCTCGGCCATGTCCCCGGAAGCTTCCAAGGCCAGCAGTCGCCGAAGCAGCTTCAGCATGGAAGATGCAGACATGCTGTGA